GACAGACACCAGGAGCAACCCCATTTTGAAGAAGATGACAGACGACAGATCAAAATCCGCTAAACGTCACAATAAACTATACCGTACCCCACCCACTCCTCCGCCAGGCGAGCTTATGAAGGAGGAACGCGGGTTTGTTTTAGACTGCCAAGCAGTCAGCAGTATATCTTCTGACTTTTCTAAGGCTAATCCTAAACTAGGGCCAGTTATTCCTCCTTATAACGCGCAAAAGGATGACCacgtgtcaaattattttaaattccaAGGGGTTAATAAAACGCTCGGGAAGACGGGAcaggtttgtttattttatatatttctactAGAATAATATTCACttattttctttatcatttcGAAACCACGTCAGTAATTCAATATTTGGTGTGATGCTGGCCAGATCTTTTGTACTTCAAGTGAAGAATACGCGATTATGACGATGTTTGTTCTTATCAAATGACAATTAATATGTATCTTTTACCGTATTTATACTAGTAAAATTTACTGCAGAATACGTGAATTATTTGGATCAGGGACATTCGTCTTATAGGATACTGTTTTTGATGTGTTGCTGTATTGGGGTTTGTTATCTGTGTCTCGGGTTTAGTATCAAACATTTCAGTATACCTTTTTTATATAGGACCAATTatcaaacaattatttaaatatacaagGGAAActgttgtatttattttgtaatatgtaTAAATATGATTGTGTTTCTGTCGTCCTTGTATTGTTTTagatacatgaaaatatttacttttaaatgtgtgtgcgaaatggacattttcattattttttacatgtgttttatgatattttcaccTCTTGTTACGTTTGTCAGGAGAAATTGCTTCTTCAAGACTGTCTTTTGTTGATTCCAGTGCAACGATTTTAGATTTTAATTGATATATTGTACATAGtgatttatcatttttctttaaaaatagtgAACATGCATACGTTTACTGGGAAAATGCGAAATGGCACAAATCGCCATCATATATTAACGATACAAGACTTTAACAATGAAGTGACGATCAATTATTTCTCTTGTACTGAGTATTAGGTAATACATGTCTAGTGTATGTAAGAttcttatttgatatttaatatatgtataacatTTATCATACATGGTACATTCTTGCATTTTGTTACATACCATCAAGTTAGTTGTTTTTAATCATTTGATGTTGTGGGATAGTGGTTTTATGTCATTTGAGTGTTTTTCATGAATAAATGTGTGTGTTTCATATATATCCAGTTATAGATTGGAGATTATTACATATCCCAGATAAACATGTTACACAAAATCAAGGTTTTAAGTGTTTGCGGCGGTCCACTTTTAAACAGAGCTTTCAGAACGTGCTAAAATTCAACAGAAAGGCAATAAGGAATTTGGACCACACCCAGGCACCATGATGCTATTACTAACATTACCGAACGAATTACCGCCATATTCCTTTGAAGACGCATAAAATGAACAGGAGAAAACTAGGTTACATATTTCAAAGAGTTGCTGTATTGAATATAAGTTGTATTGATCATATATTGATCATACACTTTACTTCTAGCACAAAAAGTCAAGGATTACATTCGAAAtaatatcatgaaaaaaaaaacgtttcttcTATCCAATCTATATCGCTTATTTCCTTTAACTAACATAAGTGAATAGTTGTTCATATTTTCATGATACGCAAGTATATGCATTATTCTTTAAGTTTTAGAATATCTTTTGACAGTATACGACCACTGCGTACAGTATTGATATCTTGAGTAAACAGACATGTCAAAtgatttttgaaaatcaattaaACTTTGGAATCAAAAACCAGAAATTTGACACGTAGGtattatgttaaatataaaaGGTTTTATGTTCCCTATTTATACTGTGTAAAGAAGGTCTTTATAGAGCCAATTTAAAACTACATGAATATCCTTTATTGAAGGCCAGTTTACGACGATAATAGGTTCATTTCGGTGTTTAAATGCCCTTCTTACAATGatattgaatttaataaaaaaaaaaaaggacgtCAGAACTGATCTAAATTTTCAGTACAACATATTTAACACAAAAGGTCCCCACCTTGTAAATATTATATCgtgttttgtcttaaataattTCCAGTATCCCCTGAGCGCTAGGGAAACAATTACATAGGATATTGCATCAAGACAATACGTGGAGAATGTTAGATACCTCAACACAATCAGCACAACCGGCGTGACTTGATTGTTAAAGAACAGTACTGGTAAAATTTAGATACCTCAACAATCAGCACAGCCGTTGTGACTTAATTTTAGGACAATACGTGGATATGTTAGATACTCCACAATCAGCAAAACCGGATACGTGGAGAATGATAGATGGCTCCACAGTTAGCTGAGCTGGTGTTACTTAATACGTGGAGACTCATGTTAGATACCTCCACAATCAgctattacaaaatataaaccCAAAGAAAATCTTTCTAAATGGAATCGTTTCCTTGTTTTCGTAACTGACCGATGGTATATcagtaaatgagccgcaccatgagaaaaccaacatagtgcgtttgcgatcagcatggatccagaccagcctgcgcatcggcgcagtctggtcaggatccatgctgttcgctttcaaagccgattgcatttagagaaactgttagcgaacagcatggatcctgaccagactgcgcggatgcgcaggctggtctggatccatgctggccgcaaaaccactatgttggttttctcatggcttggctcaaatgtacttcacagatctttcagtctcagttatgcTGAAAAATTAGCATAATATACTTCCCGCTGAATAGCTTTTACAAGAAGCTAAAATTGTACTTAAAAACACATTACGTGGAGATTGTTGGTCATATTGAAAACACGAGAGTCACTGTAAATATGTTTTAGTAGTGATGAGATTTAGAATGTCCATGGCGTACGTTTTCTGCTAAACTCGAACCAGGTCAACTTAAATTTTAGATATGATTGCAAAGTCATCATAATTTGTTGAAAAGATAAAGCAGCGGCAACGACAACAACGGTAAAAAATGTTAGAAAGATTTGTAGGGGAGGGGGTTCTTTGATAAGTTATGCCAACCACGAACTATTTCTTCAAAATCCGATTTActtcaaaacaacatttttatggGTTTTCCTTCTTATGTATCTTAAGTTATTCTACACACACATTACATTCAATTTTCATTCATGAACAGATTTCTAGTATAAAACCAACAATCTGGAACGCAAAAATAGATGGTGTTTTGGGAATAGCTTCAAAAACTAATAGAAATGTcgcaaaactaaaaaaaaaacaagataatttCGAGGTTGTTAAAGACCTCGTGAATAAACAAAACCAATATACATAGAATGATGAAACTGGTTGAATAAGGTGAAATGTTTGTCAAGCAATTCAACTTAGAACATTTGAATTAGACGTGTTCTGCTGATAAGGGAATAATGCTAATAATGACTGCTGCACATTCAGTGTGTAATTTATAACATTGTTATCGTGACTGCATAGGGTTAAATCGAATATAgttcattctttttttatatatataaatacagtaTGCCCACTTTATGTGCTGTGGAAATTTCATCAGCTTGATCATGAATTCCTCCAAGTAAAATTAATCCACTTTGGCGACAAATGTTTGTAAAACTTGCATCTAAATGATTTCGTAACTTTAACTGTATGTACTTGGTTGACGAATCTGATCTTCGCAATTCCGTATCAGTCTGAAAATATCAGACTACCATACGCGTTTACCAGTATACTTTTGCAACTACATATAACTTATGCATGTTGATAACATATGTAACTAAAAGCCAGTGCCTCTACGTTACGTTTTATTGCCCCAGCCCCCCACCGCCACATTTATGTtggggcatatagcgttgctgctgtccgtacgtcccgaaatcttgtgtgtccaaatcctcccacactattagtctgatttgcttcaaactttcacagatgaacaagcttgatgtgcagatgaccataaaggatggaacttttgctgtgactatttttactgcagttatggccctttaatgaTTTTGCTATAAAGAATAtggaaaaaaatcttgtgtacccaattcctcaaacactattgaatgGATATGcctgaaagtttcacagatgaaggacgtTGATATgaaaatgaccataaataattggatttttttctgtggTTAATTTTCTAGAATCttggccctttcttaatttcacaaaataagcCATAGTGAAGAACTTTGATGTGTTCAAATCCTCATACACTTCAcgtgaagatggtctgtactaaatactttgctatttagaggatggtgCAGTATGTGGGaacatctgtgtcctatggacacaattctagtgtTGCTTTTCTTGCCAAGACTTAATTTTGAGAGTTGGAGAGGAAGTCACGAGGTATCTGAAACACACAGGTCGTTGTGCGGACCAGTCGAGTTTTACAACAGTATACGTATTCCAAGACTACAAGAGTACATGGCCAGTCTACTTGCAAAAATGAGACCATTGATGGCTGACTGTAAAGTGCTGAAAGTCTCGACAGGAGAAAGACAAAGCAGCATTGCTGGCTgttttatttgagccgtgccatgagaaaaccaacatagtgggtatgcgaccagcatggatctagaccagcctgcgcatccgcgcagcctggtcaggatccatgctgttcgctttcaaagcctattgcatttagagaaactattagagaacagcatcgatcctgaccagactgcgcggatgcgcaggctggtcttgatccatgctggtcgcatacccactatgttggttttctcgtggcacggctcatttgtctttTTCTAGTATATGATTCTATGAAAAAgccatttgtatttgttttatacaatgcAGTGAAGAGAAGAGTTCTGTAAAAGTTTGACCACATTTTTGTGTATCGACTGAATTTGAAAGTCTgcactttaatttatttttgtttcagaaaatagCATACCATTATTTGAATATTACATGAAGCATAATTTCAAGAAATAAGACCAAAGATATTACAAGTAtagtgataaaataaaattgtttattcttttaagataaatatttatcGATCATTTTTCTTCCTGTAAAAAGACTGAAATTACCGTCTAATCTATCATTACTTTAAAATCTTAATGGACAATTATCAGACTGTTATAGATCATTTTTCTACTTGCAGGCGTATCCGGGCACATCAATAGATGGTCATGTGATGGACTATTTTGAAGAAAAGGGACCAGGCTTTCAGTATACGAACCTCAGGAACGAAGCTGGTGCTGGTGAGTATGTAATTCTAGTTCCACCGTGACGTTCGGTGTGTAAAAAAGATGAATTTAAACGGTAGTTCATGCACACATCAGGTTATATGCTACGCTATTAACAGCATTCCAgtttatgtaaaagaaaaaaaaaacaggcatggaaaaaagtttaaacaatAACCTATCATGACATGTCTTTGTCGTCGTTATAAACATGAAACATGTGTTATATAATCTTGGCATATGTTGTGATTCCGTTCAAGGTTTCGTCTGTTCTTTGTGTTTAAAGTTTATAGATATCAAATCGGAAAAACTATGTTGCTATGATCTTTGAAAAATTACAAATGACGgaactatatacatacatatacatatgagccgcgccatgagaaaaccaacatagtgggtttgcgaccagcatggatccagaccagactgcgcggatgcgcagtctggtcaggatccatgctgttcgctaacatttctccaatttcaataggctttaaaagcgaacagcatggatcctgaccatactgcgcggatgcacaggctggtcaggatccatgctggtcgcaaagccactatgttggttttcccatggcacggctcatatatacatacataaaacagAATACATTCTCTTTGGCCCAAAGCGCAAGCTAAGTAAGCTTGGATCAGGTCTGAATAAacgtttaaaacacaaattacaggtaatgcaaaacaaaattattagatTCATAAAGGGTTACTCTCCTAGGGATTCTATTACTTGGCAAGATTATGTGCAtctaaatatgttaaatgtagaaaatagAG
The Mercenaria mercenaria strain notata chromosome 10, MADL_Memer_1, whole genome shotgun sequence genome window above contains:
- the LOC123561684 gene encoding uncharacterized protein C17orf98-like; protein product: MTDDRSKSAKRHNKLYRTPPTPPPGELMKEERGFVLDCQAVSSISSDFSKANPKLGPVIPPYNAQKDDHVSNYFKFQGVNKTLGKTGQAYPGTSIDGHVMDYFEEKGPGFQYTNLRNEAGAGHSSELRDGHAQFMQGIKPAIGYNGQYGFRRNTPWLRQSPSPFGTASRSPAHEITVVPRTSGKTVQAK